From Amia ocellicauda isolate fAmiCal2 chromosome 12, fAmiCal2.hap1, whole genome shotgun sequence, a single genomic window includes:
- the abcg2a gene encoding broad substrate specificity ATP-binding cassette transporter ABCG2, whose protein sequence is MTGKAHHTSINMTEEVSTNGNSVRTFPTQDNKAPQGSTVSFHNIHYKLDLKTGPLCRRKTSTKEILNDLNGIMRPGLNAILGATGSGKSSFLDVLAARKDPSGLSGEVLIDGAPQPPNFKCISGYVVQDDVVMGTLTVRENFQFSAALRLPSSVSEKEKQHKVNQVIKELGLTKVADSRVGNQMIRGISGGERKRTNIGMELIIDPPVLFLDEPTTGLDASTANSVLLLLKRMSSHGRNIILSIHQPRYSIYRLFDSLTLLVSGKLVYHGPAQSALDYFANIGYVCEPHNNPADFFLDIINGNSIAVALAKIQNSEDFDIEEHNTSSQSIEDRLAEEYRNSQYCRDTKADLDKILQGKQYITKPKSRTITYANSFFHQLKWVSKRTFKNLMLNPQTSVAQIGVTIFLALIVGAIFFGIKNDQSGIQNRMGALFFIVTNQCFSSVSSAELFITENKLFVHEYISGYYRLSVYFLSKMMADIFTLRTIPAILFSCIAYFMLGLKHTVSAFFIFTLTVTLVSYTATAMTLAISAGQSVVAVANIFMTISFVFMMIFSGLLVNLPSIMDWLAWFKYLSIPRYGLAALQVNEFVGLNFCNDTLGPARNSGAFVNCTFPSLGLQCTGEEFLEKQGIKYSSWALWENHVALAVMTVIFLAIAYLKLRFMRKFT, encoded by the exons ATGACCGGCAAGGCTCATCACACCTCGATCAACATGACGGAGGAGGTCAGCACCAATGGCAACTCTGTGAGGACGTTTCCCACGCAGGACAACAAGGCCCCTCAAGGTTCCACAGTCAGCTTCCATAACATTCACTACAAGCTGGATCTCAAAACCGGGCCCCTGTGCCGAAGGAAGACCAGCACCAAAGAGATCTTGAACGACCTGAA TGGGATCATGAGGCCGGGCCTTAATGCTATTTTAGGTGCTACTGGGAGCGGCAAGTCTTC GTTCCTGGACGTGTTGGCTGCAAGGAAAGATCCCTCTGGGCTCTCGGGTGAAGTGCTGATCGACGGGGCCCCACAGCCGCCCAACTTCAAGTGCATTTCCGGCTACGTTGTTCAG GACGATGTGGTGATGGGAACACTGACCGTCAGGGAGAATTTCCAGTTCTCTGCGGCCCTGCGGCTGCCGAGCTCAGTGAGCGAGAAGGAGAAGCAGCACAAAGTGAACCAGGTCATTAAGGAGCTGGGCTTGACCAAAGTGGCAGACTCCAGG GTGGGGAATCAGATGATCCGCGGCATCTCGGGCGGAGAGCGCAAGAGGACCAACATCGGCATGGAGCTGATCATTGACCCACCCGTGCTGTTTCTGGATGAGCCGACGACTGGACTGGACGCCAGCACTGCCAactctgtgctgctgctgctcaagAG GATGTCCAGTCATGGCCGAAACATCATCCTGTCCATCCATCAGCCCAGGTATTCAATTTACCGGCTGTTTGACAGTCTGACTCTGCTGGTCAGCGGGAAGCTGGTGTACCACGGCCCGGCTCAGAGCGCCCTGGACTACTTTGCCAACATCG GGTATGTCTGTGAGCCACACAACAACCCAGCTGACTTCTTTTTGGACATCATCAACGGAAACTCCATCGCAGTGGCGCTGGCCAAGATACAGAATTCTGAAG ACTTCGACATTGAGGAGCACAACACGTCGTCACAGAGCATTGAAGATCGCTTGGCGGAGGAGTACAGGAACTCGCAGTACTGCAGGGACACTAAAGCCGACCTGGACAAGATCCTGCAAGGAAAGCAGTACATCACCAAGCCTAAGTCCAGAACAATCACCTACGCCAATTCATTCTTTCACCAGCTGAAGTGGGTGTCAAAGCGAACCTTCAAAAACCTGATGCTCAATCCCCAAACCTCTGTGGCGCAG ATTGGCGTTACCATTTTCCTGGCCCTGATTGTGGGGGCAATATTCTTTGGAATAAAAAATGATCAAAGTGGGATACAGAACAG AATGGGAGCGCTGTTCTTCATTGTGACGAACCAGTGCTTCAGCTCCGTCTCTTCCGCAGAGCTTTTCATTACGGAGAACAAACTCTTCGT GCACGAATACATCAGCGGCTACTACAGGCTGTCTGTGTATTTCCTCTCAAAGATGATGGCCGACATCTTCACCTTAAGGACAATTCCCGCCATCCTCTTCAGCTGCATCGCCTACTTTATGCTAG GGCTGAAGCACACAGTATCTGCCTTCTTCATATTCACCCTGACCGTGACTCTGGTGTCCTACACTGCCACGGCCATGACCCTCGCCATATCTGCCGGCCAGAGTGTGGTCGCCGTGGCCAATATCTTCATGACCATTAGCTTTGTATTCATGATG ATCTTCTCGGGCCTCCTTGTCAACCTGCCCAGTATTATGGACTGGCTGGCCTGGTTTAAATACCTGAGCATCCCCCGCTATGGCCTAGCA gctCTGCAAGTGAATGAATTCGTTGGGCTCAATTTCTGTAACGACACCCTCGGCCCTGCCAGGAACTCTGGTGCGTTCGTCAACTGTACCTTCCCCTCTCTAGGACTGCA ATGCACTGGGGAAGAATTCCTGGAGAAGCAAGGCATCAAATACAGCAGCTGGGCATTGTGGGAGAACCACGTGGCCCTGGCGGTGATGACTGTGATTTTCCTGGCAATAGCCTATTTAAAGCTGCGCTTCATGAGGAAGTTCACATAG